The genomic stretch GACGAAATCCGATTTGCCGATTACTCCAGTCGCGAATTGCAGGATCGTGTCACCCCCGAGCAGGTGCTCGACATCCTCAAGGACGGGAACCGCCGCTTCCGAACCGGCACCCAGTTGACGCGCGACTTCAGTCGGCAGGTTGATGCGACTGCGGGCGGACAAAGTCCTCTGGCCGCCGTGCTCAGCTGCATCGATTCACGGGTGCCCGTCGAGCTCGTCTTTGACCTGGGAATCGGAGATGTCTTCAGCACCCGGGTTGCCGGCAACATTATCGGGACAAAGTCGCTGGCCAGTCTCGAGTACGCCGTCTGTGTGGCGAACGTGAAACTCGTGGTGGTTCTGGGCCACACACGGTGCGGAGCGGTGACGTCTTCGGTGCAGATGATCGGTGAGAACAAGGACATCTGCGAAGTGACCGGATGCGCCCATCTGAACTCGATCGTCGAAGAAGTCGAGCACGCGGTCGACCGTGGCGAGTGTGCCCGGGCGGTCACGAAAACCGGCGAAGAGTTTGAAGAGTTCGTCGACACCGTCGCCGCCGACAACGCCCGACGAACTGTCGACGAGATCATCAACCGCAGTGAAGCGATCCGCAAACGGCTCGATGCCGGTCAGGTGATCGTCGTACCGGCGATGTACGACGTCCGCAGCGGGGAGATCCGCTTCCTGTCCGACGAGGCGGATTCGCAGTAACAAGTCGCCTGATCCTGGGCGAACCGAAGGCCATCGTCAGTTCTCTGACGATGGCCTTTTTCTGTAGCCAGAGGCTGGCGGTTTCACGTGAAACCGACGTGGCGCTGTCATGCTTCTCTGAGGACTTGTTCCACGTGAAACACGCGACCGATTGTCAACATGACAATCGGCGGACTGCTCTTGCCCGGTTTGGGGAGGCGGTTTAGATTTCCGCCACTCCGACTTTCGAGTCGCTCGCCAGTCATTCCAATCCGTTTCTTGCGGCAGGTTTCAGTGATGGATCACGAACATAACGCACACGACAATCAGAATCAGGACGCTCAGCCGTCCCTCGAACAGCAGCACGACGGGGCTCAGGACCACTTGAGTGAGGAAACTCCGCAGGTCGTCCCGAAGCGTCGACTCGGCCGTGGTCTCGATGCTCTCCTCGGAGGGGGAGGACCAGCTCATGAGCCGTACTCCGAATCGACCAACTCGGGCGGTGAAACCACCGAACGTGCCGAAGGCGACGTTCTCGTCGAGCTGGCCATGGACCGCATTCAGCGGAACCCGAACCAGCCGCGAAAGAACTTCGAGAAGGCCGGCATCGATGAACTCGCCGAGAGTATCAGCAGGCACGGGGTCCTCCAGCCGGTTCTGGTTCGCGAGTATGGCGACCACTACGAATTGATCGCCGGGGAACGCCGCTGGCTGGCCGCTCGTCAGGCCGGACTGACGATCATCCCCTGCCGCGTGGTCGACGTCATCGACAAGACCGCCTGCGAGTTCTCCTTCGAAGAGAACCTGAAGCGGAAAGATCTCGGCGATCTCGAAAAGGCCCAGGCCTTCCGTGACTACATCGATCACTACGACAGCTCCGTCGAAGAGCTGGCCAGGCAGTTGAGCATGAGCCGCCCGGCGGTTGCCAACACGATCCGCCTGCTCGACCTGCCGGTGCCGATCAAGAACGCTCTTCAGGACCAGAAGCTGACCGCCGGCCATGCCCGGGCTCTGCTCAGCCTGAAGGAAGAAGCTCAGCAGCTCGAATTGGCCGACCGCGTCGTCAAGGAGCAGCTGTCGGTTCGTAAGACCGAAGCCGCGGTGAAGGAACTGAGCGGCAAGGCCGACACGATTCCAATGACGCCGCCGGAAGACAAGCCCGCCAAGCCCGAGCTCAACAACCATCTGCAGTCGATCCAGGATCAACTCCGCGACACGCTCGGCGTGAAGGTCGAACTGAAACTCAAGACGGCTGAATCGGGACAGGTCGTTCTGCACTTCGCCAACCAGAACGATTTCGACCGCATCGTCGAGTCGCTGCAGTCGGTGCAGTCGCGAGCCGCGTGATCTCAGAATGAGGGGGTGGTGCCACAAAACCACTCCTCTATAATCAAAAGAGGCGATGAAGGAACCCGGGTGTTTTCACCCGGGTTTTTTCGTGCCCTCGTGATCACTGGCCCCCGAACAAGGAAGAGACATGTCCAATCCGCTTCGAGGAACACTGCGCCCCGCCATCGATTTCCTCGACCGGATCGCCCAGCCGCTCGTGCTCTACAGCGTCTTCATGCTCGCCCTCGAGTGCCACCTCTATCCCCTCGACGACAGCCTCGACAGTCACCCGTTTTTCCTCTGGTCCGAACGCTGCGTCGCCTTGATCTTCACCGTCGAGTACGTGCTCCGCTGGATGCGAAATTCCGGCCGCGGGTACTATCCTCTGACCACGTTCGGCATCATTGATCTCGTCTCCATTCTCCCCTTCTGGATCGGATTCATCCCGGCCGTTGATCCGTACCTGCGCCAAATCCGCACCCTCCGCGTGCTGCGGATGCTCAAGTTCTTCCGGTACAACCGGGGACTGCAGGTGATGACGCTCGGCTTCTACCGGGCCTACTTCAACCTTCGACCGCTCCTGTTCACAGCCGCAATGATCATCCTGCTGACGATGTTCGCCCTCTACGAAGTGGAAGGCCCCGAGCAGGAAGAGTTCCGCAATCTGTTCACGACGCTCTGGTTTCTGGAAGTGACCGGAACCACGGTCGGCTACGGCGACATCTCTCCGGCAACGACCGCCGGCAAGGCGATAGTGATGATCTACATGATCGCCGGCCTGGCCATTTTCATGGCCTGCTTCAGCGCGATCACCTCGGCTTTCGATGAGGTCTTCGAGAAGGCCGAAGACCCGGATTTCGATCCCCTCGACCACTTCCCGAAAATCCGCCGCCAGCAACTCCACATCTTCGAACGCCACAAGGACGTCGGCACCACCGCCGCCGAAGACGAGGCAGCCAAAGAGGATGAAACGAAGCAGGAATCGAACCCCGCCGGAACGCAGTGAGGACCGGCGAACCGGACGACGCGGGACCGGGACAGCGGATCCGAATCGCGGAAAACTTCTTGGCGACTCACCGATGAGCAAGTAGCATAAAGTTCGACAACGTGCGGTGCCTCCCCCGGCTCGCAAACCCCTTGGGTCGAATTGACTGAGAGGATGAGATGCCCGATTTCGATTCTGTGCTGACCGATGCTTCGCAGCTGTCCGTCGAAGATCAGCTTCGACTGATCGAGGCGCTCGCGTCCTCGACGCCCGAGGACCAGCCGCCTCCGTTGACGAACGAATGGATCGAAGAAATCGGGCAGAGGCGCCGCGAGATTGAAGCCGGCTCAGTGAGCACGGAAGAGTGGTCAACCATCCGAGCCAGACTCTTCGCAAAGCACGGCGTTCGGGATGAGCGAACTTCTGGCGAGGGCGCTCGAGGCCCGATTCTTAATGCCCGCGATTGAGGGAACCGTTCTGGGTGAGTCTCCGGGAGGACGATGTCGTGAGGCTGATTCTGGCAGCGTAATCGTCGCATTTTCGCCATCTGAGCGACACAAGCACTCAACGCGCAGGAGAATCACTACCGCATTCGTCCCGCTCTTTAGAGAGTAAATCAACCTGTGAGTGTAACCGGCTGATTTCTCGTTTCAGTCCAACCCAGAGCGTGATTGCACACAAGCCAAAGAAGACCATGGCTCCCGTCACCATGTTGATCTTCTCAACGGTGGGATCAGTAATTGCCCAGCTACCGAGAAGGGCGATGCCCCCGAGAATTAAAAAAATGGGGCCAGTAAAACGAACAACCTTCCGTGGCCATTCGCTTTCCTGCGCAGGCTCATGAGAATCTGCCATGTTGTCTCCCAGGCTATTGCCGTTAAACACAAGAGTCTTGTTCTCTAATCCAGGTTGTGTCAGATTCTAGCAAATAGAGCGTGCGATCTCAGCAGGTAAGGTCCGTTTGAACCACGTCAACGCCGTGCCGACCAACCCCTTACCCAAATACCAGACGCTTCCCCCTGGAAACAGGACGTTGATTGAACTGGGTGAAGCAGGCAAGAAGCGTGCGATTCCAAGCAAAAAGCCCACCGCCAAAAACGACGATGGGCTTGTTTCGAAAGATAGTCGGGGCGACACGATTTGAACGTGCGACCTCCTGCTCCCAAAGCAGGCGCTCTAGCCAAGCTGAGCTACGCCCCGAGGCGTTGGCGGATTCTAGGAACTTGCGAGTTGGCGGTCAATCGGTTTTCGGGAAGGAGTTTGACTTTCCCACACCGACCAGAGGGTGCCACTGCTGGCTTGCCCAGCAGTGCTGTTCGATCAATGAGGCGAGTTCTATTCGAGGCGGCAGAGTCGAGGCACGGTGCTCAGATCTCTGCCCTCGTCTTCAGAAACTTGAAGTACTTGGGATCCTCGTCGTCGAAAATCTCCTGACCTGCTCCCATGAACGCACGCATCAGTTCATCCGCAGCTGCATCCGATTTCCCCAGCTCCAATCGACATTGCCCCAATCTCAAATGGACAAACGGATTCCCGACTCCTCCCGGACACTGAACGGCAAGCTCCAGGCATTCCGCAGCATGGGCGAATTCCTCGGAGTTGAAGTATGCATCTCCCATCGAACTGTAGAGGAACACACCAGCTTCCCAATTCGTTGCAGGGGGCGGGATTAGTTTCAATGCCGCTGAGTAGCGATCGAGTGCCGTGGAGAACTTACCCTGGTCCATCAACTCATTTCCGCGCAAACAGAGTGCGTCGATCTTTGCCCATGTCTTATCGCTGAGTTCTGGCATTCGGCCTCTCCGGCGAGCTTTGTGTACTTCCGCAACGATCCTACGCCGCACCCTGCGGTGTGGACAAGCCAGCAGTGGCACCCATGTTCGTTGCTTGCAGCACACGTCTCTCGGCCCTTCACATTTCTCCCAAATCCAATTTGACCCACCCGGAATGCGACCTATCTTTTGGTACGTCCTCACGGGGACAGACAATCTGAAAACACGAACGTTCGGGGGGCATTCCCCGGATGTGCGCTATCGGCGCGGCAGGAAATGCTGGGAGCATTGAGGGGACTTGCCGCGCCGTTTTTCTTTTCCGGACTCGCCGCCACCGCTTGACCTGACGGCGAAATCGATCACAGTTTCACGTGAAACCCTGTTTGAATCGATTGCCGAAAGTCCGTCCGCATGCGTATGGGAATCCTTGGCGGGACCTTTGATCCCGTTCATTTCGCTCACCTGATCCTCGCCGAAACCTGCCGCGAAGCCTGTCAGCTCGACCAGGTTCGGTTCGTGCCGAATCACTGTTCGCCGCACAAACAGGACGACCAGCCGACGTCGGCCAAGCAGCGACAGGCGATGCTCGAACTCGCCGCCGCCGGAATTCCGGAGTTTGTGGTCGACCCGCGGGAGCTCAAAAAAGCCGAGGTCTGCTACACCGTCGACACGCTTGCCGAGATGAAATCGGAGTTCCCGGACGCCGAATTGTTCTTCCTGATTGGAGCCGATTCGCTCCGCGATTTCCCGACCTGGCGGCAGCCGGAACGCATTGCCGAACTGGCCACCATCGTCGCCGTGAACCGTGGAAATACCCCGGAAGGCGAACTCCAGGCGATGCTCGACGGCCTGCCCGAGCCCCTTCGGGAGCGAGTTCAGCTGGTCGAAATGCCCGGAATTGGCATCTCGGCGACGGCTCTCCGGGAGCGGGTTCAGCAGAATCTCTCAATCCGATTCCTTACACCGCGGCCCGTGGAGCGGTATATTCTTGAGAATGGACTGTATCGGGCGAACTGAATTTCGCGCCCGAACCCCGCGAGGATGGCCTCCGCTGGCCCGCCCCGTTGTGCGATCAAGACAGCCGCTCCGGCAGAAATTTGCATTCCGGCGGCTCAAAGAAACCACTGAAAGAAGTTGAGGAAAACCATGCGTTACCGCTCTGTGTCTGCCGTTGTGGCGTCGTTCTTTGCTGGCCTGACCGGAGCTGTTCAACCTGTTCTGGCTCACCCGGGGCATGGAAATCCGGAAACTTCGACCGGCCTGACACACTACTTCACCGAGCCGATGCACGTCGCCCCGGCTCTCGGCGTCGCCGCCGTCGCCGCCTGGCTGATCGTCCGCTCGGTCCGCTCTCGCTCGGGAAATGATCAAAACTAGTGGATATCTGCATTCGAAGTGAATTCGTGAATTCACTTCGGGCGACCGTGGATGTTTCGCGGGCCGCGTGGTAAAAACCACGCTCACAAGGCACGAATTCAACCGAGAAGCCGCGTTCGGGCGGCTTCAATCGCATAGCTTACAGAGAGGATTTCAAAATGGGTTTGGCAATTTCAGGCGTGTTCGCACGACAGATTCTCGACAGCCGTGGTAATCCGACCGTCGAAGTCGACATCGAACTGGAAGACGGCACCATCGGCCGCGCAGCCGTCCCGAGCGGCGCGAGCACCGGAACGCACGAAGCCTGCGAACTCCGCGACGGCGACAAATCGGTCTACGTTGGCAAGAGCGTTCTCAAGGCTGTGCAGAACGTGAACGGCGAAATCGCCGACCTGCTCTACGATATGGACGTCACCGATCAGGTCGCCATCGACCGTGCGATGATCGACTGCGACGGCACCGAAAACAAATCCCGCCTGGGCGCCAACGCCATCCTGGCCTGCTCGATGGCTGCCGCTCACGCCGCCGCCCGCTCCTGCGATCTGCCGCTGTTCCGATACGTCGGCGGACCGGCTGCAACCGTTCTGCCCGCCCCGATGATGAACATCATCAACGGTGGTGAGCACGCCAACAACGGCATCGGCATCCAGGAATTCATGGTGATGCCGCTCGGTTTTTCCTCCTTCACCGATGGTCTTCGCTGTGGAGCCGAGATCTTCCACAACCTGAAGAAGGTCCTTTCCGACAAGGGAATGAGCACCGCTGTGGGCGACGAAGGGGGCTTCGCTCCGGATCTGCCGAACAGCCAGGAAGCGATCGAAGTCATTCTAACCGCCATCGAAAAAGC from Rubinisphaera margarita encodes the following:
- a CDS encoding addiction module protein; protein product: MPDFDSVLTDASQLSVEDQLRLIEALASSTPEDQPPPLTNEWIEEIGQRRREIEAGSVSTEEWSTIRARLFAKHGVRDERTSGEGARGPILNARD
- the nadD gene encoding nicotinate-nucleotide adenylyltransferase, which produces MRMGILGGTFDPVHFAHLILAETCREACQLDQVRFVPNHCSPHKQDDQPTSAKQRQAMLELAAAGIPEFVVDPRELKKAEVCYTVDTLAEMKSEFPDAELFFLIGADSLRDFPTWRQPERIAELATIVAVNRGNTPEGELQAMLDGLPEPLRERVQLVEMPGIGISATALRERVQQNLSIRFLTPRPVERYILENGLYRAN
- a CDS encoding ParB/RepB/Spo0J family partition protein; the encoded protein is MDHEHNAHDNQNQDAQPSLEQQHDGAQDHLSEETPQVVPKRRLGRGLDALLGGGGPAHEPYSESTNSGGETTERAEGDVLVELAMDRIQRNPNQPRKNFEKAGIDELAESISRHGVLQPVLVREYGDHYELIAGERRWLAARQAGLTIIPCRVVDVIDKTACEFSFEENLKRKDLGDLEKAQAFRDYIDHYDSSVEELARQLSMSRPAVANTIRLLDLPVPIKNALQDQKLTAGHARALLSLKEEAQQLELADRVVKEQLSVRKTEAAVKELSGKADTIPMTPPEDKPAKPELNNHLQSIQDQLRDTLGVKVELKLKTAESGQVVLHFANQNDFDRIVESLQSVQSRAA
- a CDS encoding ion transporter, whose product is MSNPLRGTLRPAIDFLDRIAQPLVLYSVFMLALECHLYPLDDSLDSHPFFLWSERCVALIFTVEYVLRWMRNSGRGYYPLTTFGIIDLVSILPFWIGFIPAVDPYLRQIRTLRVLRMLKFFRYNRGLQVMTLGFYRAYFNLRPLLFTAAMIILLTMFALYEVEGPEQEEFRNLFTTLWFLEVTGTTVGYGDISPATTAGKAIVMIYMIAGLAIFMACFSAITSAFDEVFEKAEDPDFDPLDHFPKIRRQQLHIFERHKDVGTTAAEDEAAKEDETKQESNPAGTQ
- a CDS encoding tetratricopeptide repeat protein, with the translated sequence MPELSDKTWAKIDALCLRGNELMDQGKFSTALDRYSAALKLIPPPATNWEAGVFLYSSMGDAYFNSEEFAHAAECLELAVQCPGGVGNPFVHLRLGQCRLELGKSDAAADELMRAFMGAGQEIFDDEDPKYFKFLKTRAEI
- the eno gene encoding phosphopyruvate hydratase, with the translated sequence MGLAISGVFARQILDSRGNPTVEVDIELEDGTIGRAAVPSGASTGTHEACELRDGDKSVYVGKSVLKAVQNVNGEIADLLYDMDVTDQVAIDRAMIDCDGTENKSRLGANAILACSMAAAHAAARSCDLPLFRYVGGPAATVLPAPMMNIINGGEHANNGIGIQEFMVMPLGFSSFTDGLRCGAEIFHNLKKVLSDKGMSTAVGDEGGFAPDLPNSQEAIEVILTAIEKAGYKPGDQVKIALDCASSEFFDGKKYNLEGTSYDSAGFVELLASWVDKYPICSIEDGCGEDDWDGWKMLTDAVGDRCQLVGDDLFVTNSKRLQRGIDGGIANSILVKVNQIGTLTETIEAVNLAYRNKYTAVMSHRSGETEDTTIADLAVALGTGQIKTGSASRTDRIAKYNQLLRIEEILGHTAQYGGTIS